A single window of Granulicella mallensis MP5ACTX8 DNA harbors:
- the kduI gene encoding 5-dehydro-4-deoxy-D-glucuronate isomerase encodes MKLLQMADPVRYSRMTTPELRETFLLEGMFRPGGLDLAYVDLDRTVIGSAVPTTSALHLETQPELRAEFFCERRELGVLNVGGSGSVTVDGETFELGKLDCLYIGRGSKVISFSSEDAEKPAAFYLLSYPAHAEFPTKMVRFQDLEGLKLGAVETCNKRTIYKAIYKEGLRSCQLVMGFTLLDEGSNWNTMPPHTHMRRSEVYLYFDVDPAHRVLHLMGPPQETRHLFIGDREVAVSPGWSVHAGVGTKSYGFCWGMGGENQAYDDMDAVAIAELK; translated from the coding sequence ATGAAGTTGCTGCAAATGGCAGATCCCGTTCGCTACAGCCGCATGACGACACCGGAGCTGCGCGAGACCTTTTTACTCGAAGGCATGTTTCGTCCCGGCGGCCTCGATCTTGCCTATGTCGATCTCGACCGCACGGTGATCGGCTCGGCTGTACCCACGACGTCCGCTTTGCATCTGGAGACGCAGCCGGAGTTGCGGGCTGAGTTCTTCTGCGAACGGCGCGAGCTGGGCGTGCTCAACGTCGGTGGTTCGGGTTCGGTCACGGTGGATGGAGAAACCTTCGAGCTAGGCAAGCTCGATTGTCTTTATATCGGTCGCGGGAGCAAGGTGATCAGCTTTTCCAGTGAGGATGCGGAGAAGCCTGCTGCGTTCTATCTGTTGAGCTATCCGGCCCATGCAGAGTTTCCGACGAAGATGGTGCGCTTCCAGGACCTCGAAGGTCTGAAGCTCGGCGCGGTGGAGACCTGCAACAAGCGCACGATCTACAAGGCGATCTATAAAGAGGGGCTGCGTAGCTGTCAGCTCGTGATGGGCTTTACGCTGCTGGACGAAGGCTCGAACTGGAACACGATGCCGCCACACACGCACATGCGCCGCAGTGAGGTCTACCTGTACTTCGACGTCGATCCCGCGCACCGCGTGCTACACCTGATGGGGCCACCGCAGGAGACGCGGCATCTCTTTATCGGCGACCGTGAGGTTGCGGTCTCTCCGGGCTGGAGCGTCCATGCAGGTGTGGGCACCAAGAGCTATGGTTTCTGCTGGGGAATGGGCGGTGAGAACCAGGCGTACGACGACATGGATGCCGTGGCCATTGCGGAGTTGAAGTGA
- a CDS encoding cupin domain-containing protein: MKDLLGRWGRPARRLAALAFIGAATVMSAQSAQSTIQTQPEALNFDALAQQGKALLEQAKAGNGSASITLANYNGHYTMLSARTQSGGGELHKHFADFLIVIDGEGTELTGGTMIDGKEGPNGEVRGTRLDGATPHVLHKGDFIHIPAGTPHQAIEAPGQTITMYVIKVEERGEAGVTKTLVAPPPPPPPAKN, encoded by the coding sequence ATGAAGGACCTGTTGGGTAGGTGGGGACGGCCAGCGCGGAGACTGGCGGCGCTGGCATTCATAGGGGCGGCGACTGTGATGAGCGCACAGAGCGCGCAGTCCACGATTCAGACGCAGCCTGAGGCATTGAACTTCGACGCGCTCGCGCAGCAGGGTAAGGCCCTGCTGGAGCAGGCGAAGGCAGGTAACGGAAGCGCCAGTATTACGCTGGCAAACTATAACGGCCACTACACGATGCTGTCGGCCCGCACCCAGAGTGGTGGCGGCGAACTGCACAAGCACTTTGCCGACTTCCTGATCGTGATCGATGGCGAGGGCACGGAGCTGACCGGCGGCACGATGATCGACGGCAAGGAAGGCCCGAACGGCGAGGTGCGTGGAACGCGTCTGGATGGAGCGACGCCCCATGTGCTGCACAAGGGCGACTTCATTCATATTCCGGCGGGTACGCCGCATCAGGCGATTGAAGCTCCGGGGCAGACCATCACGATGTATGTGATCAAGGTGGAAGAGCGGGGTGAGGCGGGGGTGACGAAGACTTTGGTGGCACCGCCGCCGCCTCCACCGCCTGCGAAGAACTAA